A genomic segment from Modestobacter roseus encodes:
- a CDS encoding amidohydrolase — MTEHQISRRSALKIAASVVAATGVATSTATPAHAHPRSWGADTVVVNGKVLTMDRRGSRAQALAIADGRVVAVGTNREIGRFTGRRTAVVDAGGGTVLPGINDGHLHFNGFGFEASNFGFEGPRIYSYDVARSTAAEIAAVIAQAVQEAPAPDSWIRASQWDGTRLDRLPTRDVLDPVSGDHPVYMSDISHHALAVNSRALQLAGITRDTVPPPGGIIEKDATGEPTGILREAASGLVMAAIPPYTPAEVSEAMDFAASVLHSLGITSLTDPGVGLDQVDLYRGKILDGSLDLRINLMLRAGGTAAALEETLAGLGPMGDVDPRMLRVGEVKVLADGVPTDAQTSWLHEPFLDGGNGHLLTAGADDAERLAALHAVIALAARKGFQVGTHATGDAAIDAVVSGYLATRTNQLRHYVIHGDLTPPGTLRTMARNDVGVSFNPTIKQVYSRFFDTTIGPERVDYQWPFRTALDNGVRASSASDAAVVTPDWLIGVAGAVTRQGFDGKVGGIEQAITMEEALRSYTATPAWQDHAEDWKGQLRRGYVGDVTILSGDVLRARTAEEITGLEVIGTLIGGRVVYDATTSTAPAARAATGKVAAYRHQSAAACSTTGAVCCCRAHEEARTTRA; from the coding sequence GTGACCGAACACCAGATCAGCCGCCGGAGCGCCCTCAAGATCGCCGCCAGCGTCGTCGCAGCGACCGGCGTCGCCACGAGCACCGCCACACCTGCCCACGCCCATCCGCGCTCCTGGGGAGCGGACACGGTGGTGGTCAACGGCAAGGTCCTGACCATGGACCGGCGGGGCAGCCGGGCCCAGGCACTCGCCATCGCGGACGGCCGGGTCGTCGCCGTCGGCACCAACCGCGAGATCGGCCGGTTCACCGGGCGCCGGACGGCGGTGGTGGACGCCGGTGGCGGCACGGTCCTACCGGGCATCAACGACGGCCACCTGCACTTCAACGGGTTCGGCTTCGAGGCGAGCAACTTCGGGTTCGAGGGCCCGCGCATTTACAGCTACGACGTCGCGAGGTCGACGGCCGCGGAGATCGCCGCGGTCATCGCGCAGGCCGTCCAGGAGGCCCCGGCACCCGACTCGTGGATCCGGGCCAGCCAGTGGGACGGCACCCGGCTGGACCGCCTCCCGACCCGCGACGTGCTCGACCCCGTGTCGGGCGACCACCCCGTCTACATGTCCGACATCTCGCACCACGCGCTCGCCGTGAACTCCAGGGCACTGCAGCTGGCGGGCATCACCCGGGACACCGTCCCGCCACCGGGCGGCATCATCGAGAAGGACGCCACCGGGGAGCCCACCGGCATCCTCCGCGAGGCCGCGTCCGGGCTCGTGATGGCCGCGATCCCGCCGTACACGCCGGCCGAGGTGTCGGAGGCGATGGACTTCGCTGCCTCGGTGCTGCACTCCCTCGGCATCACCAGCCTCACCGACCCCGGCGTCGGCCTCGACCAGGTGGACCTCTACCGGGGGAAGATCCTCGACGGCTCCCTGGACCTGCGCATCAACCTCATGCTCCGGGCCGGCGGGACCGCCGCCGCGCTCGAGGAGACGCTGGCCGGCCTCGGGCCGATGGGGGACGTCGACCCGCGGATGCTGCGTGTCGGCGAGGTGAAGGTGCTCGCCGACGGCGTCCCCACCGACGCCCAGACCTCGTGGCTGCACGAGCCGTTCCTCGACGGCGGCAACGGTCACCTGCTCACCGCGGGGGCCGACGACGCCGAGCGGCTGGCCGCACTGCACGCCGTCATCGCGCTCGCCGCGCGGAAGGGCTTCCAGGTCGGCACCCACGCCACCGGCGACGCGGCCATCGACGCCGTCGTCTCCGGCTACCTGGCGACGCGGACGAACCAGCTCCGCCACTACGTCATCCACGGGGACCTCACCCCGCCCGGGACCCTGCGGACGATGGCCAGGAACGACGTCGGGGTCAGCTTCAACCCGACCATCAAGCAGGTCTACAGCCGGTTCTTCGACACGACCATCGGACCCGAGCGGGTCGACTACCAGTGGCCCTTCCGCACGGCTCTGGACAACGGTGTCCGGGCGTCGAGCGCGTCCGACGCCGCCGTCGTGACACCCGACTGGCTCATCGGTGTCGCGGGGGCGGTGACGCGGCAGGGTTTCGACGGCAAGGTCGGTGGCATCGAGCAGGCCATCACCATGGAGGAGGCCCTGCGCTCCTACACCGCCACGCCGGCGTGGCAGGACCACGCCGAGGACTGGAAGGGCCAGCTGCGCCGGGGGTACGTCGGTGACGTGACGATCCTCAGCGGGGACGTCCTCCGGGCCCGCACGGCGGAGGAGATCACCGGCCTGGAGGTCATCGGCACGCTGATCGGCGGCCGAGTGGTGTACGACGCCACCACGTCGACCGCACCGGCCGCGCGCGCCGCGACCGGGAAGGTCGCCGCCTACCGGCACCAGTCGGCGGCGGCCTGCAGCACGACGGGCGCCGTCTGCTGCTGCCGGGCCCACGAGGAGGCCAGGACCACCCGGGCCTGA
- a CDS encoding NRDE family protein yields MCTVVVRRSAGRPAAVLAVRDEVTTRGFDDPGRWWPQFPDVVGGRDHVAGGTWCATSVGTGRTALVLNRHHDRPAAPGAPSRGMLPLLGATRGPDWTAHVRLAGMAGFLLVLVDPDRLTSWDFDGDRLVRTEHPEGTHLLTSGGPEDRKADRWLADFAALDSPGAWRGLLRGRPPADDPSALVVRHERDGRVYGTVFAETLDARPGRLVVEHSRRPWADEPWQIAEFGAAG; encoded by the coding sequence GTGTGCACGGTGGTGGTGCGCCGGTCCGCGGGCCGGCCGGCGGCGGTCCTCGCGGTCCGCGACGAGGTGACGACGCGCGGGTTCGACGACCCCGGCCGGTGGTGGCCGCAGTTCCCCGACGTCGTCGGCGGCCGGGACCACGTCGCCGGGGGCACCTGGTGCGCCACCTCCGTCGGCACCGGCCGGACCGCCCTGGTGTTGAACCGGCACCACGACCGGCCGGCCGCGCCCGGGGCACCGAGCCGGGGGATGCTGCCGCTGCTGGGCGCCACCCGCGGTCCGGACTGGACCGCGCACGTCCGGCTCGCCGGCATGGCGGGCTTCCTCCTCGTGCTGGTCGACCCCGACCGGCTCACCAGCTGGGACTTCGACGGGGACCGGCTCGTCCGGACCGAGCACCCCGAGGGCACCCACCTGCTGACCTCCGGCGGCCCCGAGGACCGCAAGGCCGACCGGTGGCTGGCCGACTTCGCGGCGCTGGACTCCCCCGGCGCCTGGCGCGGGCTGCTGCGCGGCCGGCCGCCGGCCGACGATCCCTCGGCGCTCGTGGTCCGGCACGAACGGGACGGCCGGGTCTACGGCACCGTGTTCGCCGAGACCCTCGACGCCCGGCCCGGCCGGCTGGTCGTCGAGCACAGTCGCCGCCCCTGGGCCGACGAGCCCTGGCAGATCGCGGAGTTCGGGGCCGCGGGCTGA
- a CDS encoding Fur family transcriptional regulator — MPDAASLERLLRSAGLRVTRPRLAVLDAVHAHPHVDTEALIAAARASLGAVSHQAVYDVLRALTDAGLVRRIQPQGSVARYEARVGDNHHHLVCRECGSIVDVDCTVGAAPCLTPSDDAGFVVDEAEVVFWGRCGSCATAPALLPTTDRPAERGNP; from the coding sequence GTGCCGGACGCCGCCTCCCTCGAACGACTGCTGCGGAGCGCGGGCCTGCGGGTCACCCGGCCCCGGCTGGCGGTCCTCGACGCCGTGCACGCCCACCCCCACGTGGACACCGAGGCGCTGATCGCGGCCGCCCGCGCCAGCCTGGGCGCCGTCTCGCACCAGGCGGTCTACGACGTGCTGCGCGCGCTCACCGACGCCGGTCTCGTCCGCCGGATCCAGCCGCAGGGCTCGGTGGCCCGCTACGAGGCCCGCGTCGGCGACAACCACCACCACCTGGTCTGCCGGGAATGCGGCTCGATCGTCGACGTCGACTGCACGGTCGGCGCCGCACCCTGCCTCACCCCGTCCGACGACGCCGGCTTCGTCGTCGACGAGGCCGAGGTCGTCTTCTGGGGCCGGTGCGGGTCCTGCGCCACCGCACCGGCCCTCCTGCCCACCACCGACCGTCCCGCAGAGAGAGGCAACCCGTGA
- the katG gene encoding catalase/peroxidase HPI — MTEHDKSEVSTADYDQTEVAKTQSESTSESENPAIKAPEQVTSGRPRSTRDWWPNQVDVQVLNKTSRDSDPVGADFDYKAAVATLDVEAVKRDVVEVMRTSQDWWPADWGHYGPLFIRMSWHAAGTYRIADGRGGGGEGGQRFAPLNSWPDNANLDKARRLLLPVKQKYGRKLSWADLLVLAGNVAHDDMGLKTFGFAFGRADTWQPQEVFWGPEDTWLGDERYADDAPLDLDDGHLAAVTMGLIYVNPEGPQGKPDPLASAHDIRVTFSRMGMNDEETVALIAGGHTFGKTHGAGNPELVGPEPEGCPVHGNGIGWVSQYGTGKGADTITSGLEGAWTPTPTTWDNTYFEMLFSYDWELTESPAGAKQWKPKNPEAQELVPDAHIEGKKNAPMMATTDLALMADPGFREISERFYNDPEYFADAYARAWFKLLHRDMGPKSRYVGPDVPAEDLIWQDPVPAVDHELVGEAEIADLKARLLASGLTVSQLVHTSWSAAASYRGTDKRGGANGARLRLEPQIGWAANQGVTDVLPVLEQVKSDFESQTGKRVSLADLIVLGGTAAVEKAAADAGVQLTVPFSPGRTDASQEQTDVENFRWLEPRADGFRNYLQPGAKLEPETLLIDRAYMLELTAKEMVVLLGGLRVLGANTGGVQHGVFTDRPGVLSQDFFRNLLDLGVQWRTSVQDEDVYEGLDADGNVVRTATAVDLVLNSNSILRGIVEVYSGDDMQEEFARDFAAAWVKVMELDRYDLR; from the coding sequence GTGACAGAGCACGACAAGTCCGAGGTCAGCACGGCCGACTACGACCAGACCGAGGTCGCCAAGACGCAGTCGGAGAGCACCAGCGAGAGCGAGAACCCGGCGATCAAGGCGCCGGAGCAGGTGACCAGCGGTCGCCCGCGCAGCACCCGCGACTGGTGGCCCAACCAGGTCGACGTCCAGGTGCTGAACAAGACCTCCCGGGACTCCGACCCGGTCGGCGCCGACTTCGACTACAAGGCCGCCGTGGCCACGCTCGACGTCGAGGCGGTCAAGCGCGACGTCGTCGAGGTCATGCGCACCTCGCAGGACTGGTGGCCGGCGGACTGGGGCCACTACGGCCCGCTGTTCATCCGGATGTCCTGGCACGCCGCGGGCACCTACCGCATCGCCGACGGCCGCGGTGGCGGTGGCGAGGGCGGGCAGCGCTTCGCCCCGTTGAACAGCTGGCCGGACAACGCCAACCTGGACAAGGCCCGCCGGCTGCTCCTGCCGGTCAAGCAGAAGTACGGGCGCAAGCTCTCCTGGGCCGACCTGCTGGTCCTCGCCGGCAACGTCGCGCACGACGACATGGGGCTGAAGACCTTCGGCTTCGCCTTCGGCCGCGCCGACACCTGGCAGCCCCAGGAGGTCTTCTGGGGGCCGGAGGACACCTGGCTCGGCGACGAGCGCTACGCCGACGACGCCCCGCTGGACCTGGACGACGGCCACCTCGCCGCCGTCACCATGGGCCTGATCTACGTCAACCCGGAGGGCCCGCAGGGCAAGCCGGACCCGCTGGCCTCCGCCCACGACATCCGCGTCACCTTCAGCCGGATGGGGATGAACGACGAGGAGACCGTCGCGCTGATCGCCGGCGGCCACACCTTCGGCAAGACGCACGGCGCGGGCAACCCCGAGCTGGTCGGCCCGGAGCCCGAGGGCTGCCCGGTGCACGGCAACGGCATCGGCTGGGTCAGCCAGTACGGCACCGGCAAGGGCGCCGACACGATCACCAGCGGCCTCGAGGGCGCGTGGACGCCCACGCCCACGACGTGGGACAACACCTACTTCGAGATGCTGTTCAGCTACGACTGGGAGCTCACCGAGAGCCCGGCCGGCGCCAAGCAGTGGAAGCCGAAGAACCCCGAGGCGCAGGAGCTCGTGCCGGACGCGCACATCGAGGGCAAGAAGAACGCCCCGATGATGGCGACCACCGACCTCGCCCTCATGGCCGACCCCGGCTTCCGCGAGATCTCCGAGCGGTTCTACAACGACCCGGAGTACTTCGCCGACGCCTACGCCCGGGCGTGGTTCAAGCTGCTGCACCGCGACATGGGCCCGAAGAGCCGCTACGTCGGCCCGGACGTGCCGGCCGAGGACCTCATCTGGCAGGACCCGGTGCCGGCCGTCGACCACGAGCTCGTGGGTGAGGCGGAGATCGCCGACCTCAAGGCGCGCCTGCTCGCCTCCGGGCTGACCGTCTCGCAGCTGGTGCACACCTCCTGGTCGGCGGCGGCGTCCTACCGCGGCACCGACAAGCGCGGTGGGGCCAACGGCGCGCGGCTCCGCCTGGAGCCGCAGATCGGCTGGGCGGCGAACCAGGGCGTCACCGACGTGCTGCCGGTGCTGGAGCAGGTGAAGAGCGACTTCGAGTCGCAGACCGGCAAGCGGGTGTCGCTGGCGGACCTGATCGTGCTCGGTGGCACCGCGGCGGTGGAGAAGGCCGCGGCCGACGCCGGCGTGCAGCTCACCGTGCCGTTCTCCCCGGGTCGCACCGACGCCAGCCAGGAGCAGACGGACGTCGAGAACTTCCGCTGGCTGGAGCCGCGGGCCGACGGCTTCCGCAACTACCTGCAGCCGGGGGCGAAGCTCGAGCCGGAGACGCTGCTGATCGACCGCGCCTACATGCTCGAGCTGACCGCGAAGGAGATGGTCGTGCTCCTGGGCGGCCTGCGGGTGCTCGGGGCCAACACCGGTGGCGTGCAGCACGGCGTCTTCACCGACCGGCCGGGCGTCCTGTCCCAGGACTTCTTCCGCAACCTGCTGGACCTGGGCGTCCAGTGGCGCACCTCGGTGCAGGACGAGGACGTGTACGAGGGCCTGGACGCCGACGGGAACGTCGTCCGCACGGCGACCGCGGTCGACCTGGTGCTCAACTCCAACTCCATCCTGCGGGGCATCGTCGAGGTCTACTCGGGTGACGACATGCAGGAGGAGTTCGCCCGGGACTTCGCCGCCGCCTGGGTCAAGGTCATGGAGCTCGACCGGTACGACCTGCGCTGA
- a CDS encoding response regulator produces the protein MIRVLVVDDQAMIRLGIRSIIDAQEDMTVVGEAENGERAVASARSARPDVVLMDVRMPVLDGLAATRRMLDPAQPGSHRPKVVVLTTFDLDDYVYESLRAGASGFLLKDSEPEEVLRAIRVVAGGEALLAPGVTRRLIEQFVDARPASRAPDPALNGLTDREREVLALMTAGRSNAEIASTLFIAEQTTKSHVSKVLQKLHLRDRVQAVVYGYENGLVRPGSGG, from the coding sequence GTGATCCGGGTGCTGGTGGTGGACGACCAGGCGATGATCCGCCTCGGCATCCGCTCGATCATCGACGCCCAGGAGGACATGACCGTCGTCGGCGAGGCCGAGAACGGCGAGCGGGCGGTCGCATCAGCCCGCAGCGCCCGTCCCGACGTCGTCCTGATGGACGTGCGGATGCCCGTGCTGGACGGGCTGGCGGCCACCCGCCGGATGCTGGACCCGGCACAGCCGGGCAGCCACCGCCCCAAGGTCGTCGTGCTGACCACCTTCGACCTGGACGACTACGTCTACGAGTCGCTGCGGGCCGGGGCCAGCGGGTTCCTGCTCAAGGACAGCGAGCCCGAGGAGGTGCTGCGGGCGATCCGCGTCGTCGCCGGCGGTGAGGCGCTGCTGGCCCCGGGCGTGACGCGCCGGCTGATCGAGCAGTTCGTCGACGCCCGCCCGGCGTCCCGCGCACCGGACCCGGCGCTGAACGGCCTGACCGACCGGGAACGGGAGGTGCTCGCCCTGATGACGGCCGGGCGGTCCAACGCCGAGATCGCGTCCACGCTGTTCATCGCGGAGCAGACCACCAAGAGCCACGTCAGCAAGGTGCTGCAGAAGCTGCACCTGCGGGACCGGGTGCAGGCGGTGGTGTACGGCTACGAGAACGGGCTGGTCCGGCCGGGCAGCGGCGGCTGA
- a CDS encoding sensor histidine kinase encodes MRAQDGNAPARSWTAGTAIAGTLLVLLQLPTTTGTYGLPMAAALPIHLMQGLALPLALRRPLLATAVQFVAAAATALAVDPVDGQAWPLTVPGVLLLVAHVGLLAVSRGWRLAALVWGASLVGLACLMGVQVGEWGSETASDITVAVYAVSALLVLVTGAVWRQRAVLSGELSAAQRDVAVAQARRALVEERTRIARELHDVVAHTMSVVHMQASTARFRLPDLDPAAAAELQQIAGAAKEAMAEMRQLLGVLRDDGGDAPRTPTATLAELPELVAGTARAGTAARLAVDPAVAAAGVPDIVQAAAYRVVQEALSNVLRHAPGAPAAVDVRLAPEGPALELTVTNPPPAGPAPATDPRDVARAHHGLIGIRERAALLGGWSSAGPVSGGGWQVGAHLPWTPAGPAPADPPGSGVPAEAGGAR; translated from the coding sequence GTGAGGGCGCAGGACGGCAACGCCCCGGCGAGGTCCTGGACGGCGGGCACGGCGATCGCCGGGACCCTCTTGGTGCTCCTGCAGCTGCCCACCACCACGGGCACCTACGGGCTGCCGATGGCCGCCGCGCTGCCGATCCACCTGATGCAGGGCCTCGCGCTCCCGCTGGCGTTGCGCCGTCCGCTGCTCGCCACCGCCGTCCAGTTCGTGGCGGCGGCGGCCACCGCCCTGGCGGTCGACCCCGTGGACGGGCAGGCCTGGCCGCTCACCGTCCCCGGTGTCCTGCTGCTCGTGGCGCACGTCGGACTGCTGGCGGTCTCCCGCGGCTGGCGGCTCGCTGCCCTGGTCTGGGGTGCCTCGCTCGTGGGCCTGGCCTGCCTGATGGGCGTCCAGGTGGGGGAGTGGGGCAGCGAGACCGCCAGCGACATCACCGTCGCGGTCTACGCGGTCAGCGCGCTGCTGGTGCTCGTCACCGGCGCCGTCTGGCGGCAACGGGCCGTGCTGAGCGGCGAGCTGTCGGCGGCCCAGCGGGACGTGGCGGTGGCGCAGGCCCGGCGGGCACTGGTCGAGGAGCGCACCCGGATCGCCCGCGAGCTGCACGACGTGGTGGCCCACACCATGTCGGTGGTGCACATGCAGGCCAGCACGGCGCGGTTCCGGCTGCCCGACCTCGACCCGGCGGCGGCCGCCGAGCTGCAGCAGATCGCCGGGGCCGCGAAGGAGGCCATGGCGGAGATGCGCCAGCTGCTCGGGGTGCTGCGGGACGACGGGGGCGACGCTCCGCGCACCCCGACCGCCACGCTGGCCGAGCTGCCGGAGCTGGTCGCCGGGACCGCGCGCGCGGGGACGGCGGCCCGGCTGGCCGTCGACCCCGCGGTGGCGGCCGCAGGAGTACCGGACATCGTGCAGGCCGCGGCCTACCGGGTGGTGCAGGAGGCGCTGAGCAACGTGCTCCGGCACGCCCCGGGGGCGCCGGCGGCCGTCGACGTCCGGCTGGCGCCGGAGGGGCCGGCCCTGGAGCTGACGGTCACCAACCCGCCGCCGGCCGGCCCCGCCCCGGCGACCGACCCGCGGGACGTCGCCCGGGCGCACCACGGGCTGATCGGCATCCGCGAGCGCGCGGCGCTGCTGGGTGGCTGGTCCAGCGCCGGCCCGGTTTCCGGCGGCGGCTGGCAGGTGGGCGCCCACCTGCCGTGGACACCGGCCGGCCCCGCCCCGGCGGACCCACCGGGATCCGGCGTCCCGGCCGAGGCGGGAGGTGCCCGGTGA
- a CDS encoding DedA family protein — protein sequence MQLHLTLAALMLLEGPITTVAAGSLVATGVLSLVPVWVLAVCADVVSDSLLFLLGRYGRHPRVAPLLARFGLSADRADRLRDRVGRHLPRVVVGAKLVDLGAVPAFLAAGLAGVRYRRFLAWIALTSAVRAAVLVALGVLAGQHVAALVDTPGAAVAVSAALGAVLLTVSLVVKKTLTHRTRGALP from the coding sequence GTGCAGCTCCACCTCACGCTCGCCGCGCTGATGCTGCTGGAGGGGCCGATCACCACGGTGGCCGCCGGCTCGCTGGTCGCCACGGGGGTGCTGTCCCTGGTCCCCGTGTGGGTGCTCGCGGTCTGCGCCGACGTCGTCAGCGACAGCCTGCTGTTCCTGCTCGGCCGGTACGGGCGGCACCCCCGGGTGGCACCGCTGCTGGCCCGGTTCGGTCTCTCCGCGGACCGCGCCGACCGGCTGCGGGACCGCGTCGGCCGCCACCTGCCCCGGGTGGTCGTCGGCGCGAAGCTGGTCGACCTGGGCGCGGTCCCCGCGTTCCTGGCCGCCGGCCTGGCCGGGGTCCGCTACCGCCGCTTCCTGGCCTGGATCGCCCTCACCAGCGCCGTCCGGGCCGCCGTGCTCGTGGCCCTCGGCGTGCTCGCCGGACAGCACGTCGCCGCCCTCGTGGACACCCCCGGCGCCGCCGTCGCAGTCAGCGCGGCCCTGGGCGCCGTCCTGCTCACCGTCTCGCTCGTCGTCAAGAAGACGCTCACCCACCGGACCCGAGGAGCTCTCCCGTGA